One Cicer arietinum cultivar CDC Frontier isolate Library 1 chromosome 8, Cicar.CDCFrontier_v2.0, whole genome shotgun sequence DNA segment encodes these proteins:
- the LOC101512470 gene encoding calcium-dependent protein kinase 1-like: MGNCKSEPISNSESQPPHSNPISTPPPDLNPNQPTPTATPTSTMGRVLGRPMEDIRSTYTFGRELGRGQFGVTYLVTHKITKEQFACKSIATRKIINRGDLDDIRREVQIMHHLTGHRNIVELKGAYEDHHSVNLIMELCAGGELFDRIIAKGHYSERAAAELCGQMVTVVHNCHSMGVMHRDLKPENFLFLSKEETSPLKATDFGLSVFFKPGDVFNDLVGSAYYVAPEVLHRRYGPEADIWSAGVILYILLSGVPPFWAENEKGIFEAILLGHIDFESDPWPSISSSAKDLIKKMLRADPKERLSAVEVLNHPWMRDDGASDKPLDIAVLTRMKQFSAMNKLKKVALKYIAENLSEEEIIGLKEMFKSMDTDNSRTITFEELKDGLSKLGTKISESEVRQLMEAADVDGNGTIDYIEFITATMHLNRMERENHLYKAFEYFDNDKSGYITKEELESALKKYNMGDEKTIKEIIAEVDSDNDGRINYEEFVAMMRKGNPDLVTNRRSK; encoded by the exons AGATCTAAACCCCAACCAACCCACCCCAACTGCCACACCTACATCCACCATGGGCCGTGTGTTGGGCCGGCCCATGGAAGATATCCGATCCACATACACTTTCGGCCGCGAATTAGGCCGCGGTCAATTCGGAGTCACATATTTGGTCACTCACAAAATCACCAAAGAACAGTTTGCATGCAAATCCATCGCCACGCGGAAGATCATTAACCGCGGCGACTTAGATGATATCCGCCGTGAAGTTCAGATCATGCATCACCTCACCGGTCACCGTAACATTGTTGAGCTAAAAGGTGCTTACGAGGATCATCATTCTGTTAACCTAATCATGGAACTCTGTGCCGGTGGTGAACTTTTTGATAGGATTATAGCGAAAGGTCATTACTCCGAGCGTGCTGCGGCTGAGTTGTGTGGACAGATGGTGACTGTTGTTCATAATTGTCATAGCATGGGAGTTATGCATAGGGATTTGAAGCCGGAGAATTTCTTGTTTCTTAGTAAGGAAGAGACTTCGCCTCTTAAAGCTACTGATTTCGGCCTCTCCGTTTTTTTTAAGCCCG GAGATGTATTTAATGATCTCGTTGGGAGTGCATATTATGTAGCTCCTGAGGTGCTACATAGAAGGTATGGACCCGAAGCTGATATTTGGAGTGCTGGGGTTATTTTGTATATTCTCCTTTCTGGTGTCCCTCCCTTTTGGGCAG AAAATGAAAAGGGTATCTTTGAGGCTATTCTTCTTGGACATATTGATTTTGAATCGGATCCTTGGCCTTCCATATCAAGTAGCGCTAAAGATCTGATCAAGAAGATGTTGCGTGCTGACCCTAAAGAACGACTTTCGGCTGTTGAAGTCCTCA ACCATCCTTGGATGAGAGATGATGGAGCATCCGATAAGCCTCTTGATATTGCTGTTTTAACCCGAATGAAACAATTCAGTGCAATGAACAAGCTAAAGAAAGTAGCTCTGAAG TATATTGCTGAAAATCTTTCTGAAGAAGAGATTATTGGCTTGAAGGAAATGTTCAAATCCATGGACACAGATAACAGCAGAACAATCACTTTTGAAGAGTTGAAAGATGGTCTCTCCAAACTAGGTACTAAGATTTCCGAGTCTGAAGTAAGACAGTTGATGGAAGCG GCTGATGTTGACGGAAATGGAACCATTGATTATATTGAATTTATAACAGCTACCATGCACTTGAATAGAATGGAAAGAGAGAACCATCTGTACAAagcttttgaatattttgacaACGACAAAAGCGG GTACATTACAAAGGAAGAGTTGGAATCTGCCCTTAAAAAGTATAACATGGGTGATGAGAAAACAATAAAGGAGATCATTGCCGAAGTTGATTCAGACAAT GATGGAAGAATTAACTATGAGGAGTTTGTAGCCATGATGAGGAAAGGTAACCCAGACTTGGTAACCAACAGACGTAGCAAATAA
- the LOC101512789 gene encoding uncharacterized protein isoform X2, whose translation MEQKGMLISALGVGVGVGVGLGLASGQSVTKWGANPFSSNAITPEKIEHEMLRLIVDGRESNVTFDNFPYYLSEQTRVLLTSAAYVHLKHAEVSRYTRNLAPASRTILLSGPAELYQQVLAKALAHYFEAKLLLLDVTDFSLKIQSRYGSANKETTFKRSASEKTLERLSDLFGSFSIFPQREERKGKIHRQSSGVDLRSMETEGSSIPPIRRNASASANISNLGLQNNPTNSAPGKHISNWSFDERLLIQTLYKVLVFVSKTYPIVLYLRDVDKLLCRSQRISKLFQTMLTKLSGPILILGSLVLDSGNDCKEVDETLTSLFPYNIEIRPPEDESRLVSWKSQFEEDMKKIQIQDNKNHIMEVLAANDLDCHDLDSVCVEDTMLLSNYIEEIVVSAISYHLMNNKEPEYRNGKLVVPCNSLSHALGIFQAGKFSGRDTLKLEAQAVTSEREEGVVVKPEGKSGSAAPGIKTEAEIPTSVGKTDGENSVPASKAEVPPDNEFEKRIRPEVIPANEIGVTFSDIGALEETKESLQELVMLPLRRPDLFEGGLLKPCRGILLFGPPGTGKTMLAKAIANEAGASFINVSMSTITSKWFGEDEKNVRALFTLAAKVSPTIIFVDEVDSMLGQRTRVGEHEAMRKIKNEFMTSWDGLTSKPEDRILVLAATNRPFDLDEAIIRRFERRIMVGLPSVENRENIMKTLLAKEKVDEGLDFKELATMTEGYSGSDLKNLCTTAAYRPVRELIQKEIQKDSEKKKKDAEGQNSEDAQDGEEEVKQERVITLRPLNMQDFKVAKSQVAASFASEGAGMNELKQWNDLYGEGGSRKKEQLTYFL comes from the exons aTGGAACAGAAAGGCATGTTGATATCAGCGCTTGGCGTAGGGGTTGGAGTTGGAGTTGGACTTGGCTTGGCTTCTGGACAATCCGTTACAAAATGGGGAGCTAATCCTTTCTCTTCAAACGCCATCACTCCTGAAAAGATTGAACACGAAATGCTTAGACTTATTGTTGATGGCAGAGAAAGTAACGTCACTTTTGATAATTTCCCTTATTATCTCAG TGAGCAGACGCGGGTGTTGCTGACAAGTGCTGCCTATGTCCATTTAAAGCATGCGGAGGTTTCTAGATATACTCGGAATCTTGCTCCTGCAAGCCGGACTATTCTGCTCTCAGGGCCAGCAG AACTTTACCAGCAGGTGCTTGCCAAGGCTTTAGCTCACTACTTTGAGGCCAAATTGCTTCTGTTAGATGTAACTGACTTTTCATTGAAG ATTCAAAGTAGATATGGTTCTGCCAACAAAGAAACT ACTTTCAAAAGGTCTGCTTCAGAAAAAACTTTGGAGCGGTTATCTGACCTCTTTGGGTCATTTTCAATCTTTCCACAAAGGG AAGAGCGTAAAG GCAAAATCCACAGGCAAAGCAGTGGTGTAGACCTCCGATCAAT GGAGACTGAAGGATCTAGTATTCCTCCTATTCGTAGGAATGCATCAGCCTCTGCAAATATTAGCAATCTTGGTTTGCAAAATAATCCTACAAACTCAG CTCCTGGGAAGCACATAAGCAACTGGTCGTTTGATGAAAGGCTTCTTATACAGACTCTTTACAAG GTTCTGGTTTTTGTGTCAAAAACCTACCCCATTGTTCTGTATCTGCGGGATGTCGATAAGTTGTTGTGTAGATCACAAAGGATATCTAAACTCTTCCAGACAATGTTGACGAAATTATCTGGACCAATTTTGATTCTCGGTTCGCTAGTTTTGGATTCTGGTAATGACTGCAAGGAAGTAGATGAGACGCTTACCTCCCTCTTCCCTTACAACATAGAAATCAGACCACCAGAAGATGAATCTCGTCTTGTCAGCTGGAAGTCTCAATTTGAAGAGGATATGAAGAAGATACAGATTCAAGATAACAAGAATCATATCATGGAAGTGCTTGCAGCCAATGATCTCGATTGTCATGACCTGGACTCCGTCTGTGTAGAAGACACAATGCTTCTCAGTAACTATATAGAAGAGATTGTCGTGTCAGCCATTTCATATCACTTAATGAATAACAAAGAGCCTGAATACAGAAATGGGAAACTGGTTGTTCCATGCAATAG TTTGTCCCATGCTCTGGGTATATTCCAGGCCGGAAAATTCAGTGGAAGAGATACATTAAAATTAGAAGCTCAAGCAGTAACATCTGAG AGAGAGGAAGGAGTTGTTGTGAAACCAGAAGGAAAGTCTGGAAGTGCTGCTCCTGGTATAAAGACTGAAGCAGAAATACCAACTTCTGTGGGAAAAACTGATGGTGAAAATTCTGTTCCTGCATCCAAAGCT GAAGTTCCTCCTGATAATGAGTTTGAGAAGCGAATAAGGCCGGAAGTAATACCAGCAAACGAAATTGGGGTAACATTCTCCGATATTGGTGCCTTAGAGGAGACTAAAGAATCACTTCAAGAACTAGTTATGCTTCCCCTTCGAAGACCAGACCTTTTTGAGGGAGGCCTTCTAAAGCCTTGTAGAGGAATATTGCTATTTGGGCCACCTGGCACAGGAAAAACAATGCTGGCAAAGGCCATTGCAAACGAGGCTGGAGCAAGTTTCATTAACGTATCCATGTCTACCATCACCTCTAAATGGTTTGGGGAAGACGAGAAGAATGTCCGTGCTTTATTCACATTGGCAGCCAAGGTCTCCCCAACGATTATATTTGTTGATGAGGTTGATAGTATGCTTGGGCAGAGGACAAGAGTTGGGGAACATGAAGCCATGCGGAAAATAAAGAATGAATTTATGACCAGTTGGGATGGACTTACCTCAAAACCAGAGGATCGCATCCTTGTCCTTGCTGCAACCAATAGGCCCTTTGACCTAGATGAAGCAATTATTAGACGATTTGAAAGGAG AATTATGGTTGGGCTACCGTCTGTGGAGAACAGGGAAAATATAATGAAGACCCTTTTGGCTAAAGAGAAGGTGGACGAGGGACTTGATTTTAAGGAACTCGCAACTATGACAGAAGGATATAGCGGAAGTGATCTAAAG AACTTATGCACAACCGCTGCTTATAGGCCTGTTAGAGAGTTAATTCAGAAAGAGATACAAAAGGATTCG gagaaaaagaagaaagatgcTGAAGGACAAAATAGCGAAGATGCTCAGGATGGGGAAGAGGAAGTTAAACAGGAAAGAGTTATAACCCTTAGACCTTTGAATATGCAGGACTTCAAAGTGGCAAAGAGTCAG GTCGCCGCAAGCTTCGCGTCTGAGGGGGCTGGTATGAATGAGTTGAAGCAGTGGAATGACTTATATGGGGAAGGCGGTTCAAGGAAGAAAGAACAATTAACTTATTTCCTATGA
- the LOC101512789 gene encoding uncharacterized protein isoform X1 yields the protein MEQKGMLISALGVGVGVGVGLGLASGQSVTKWGANPFSSNAITPEKIEHEMLRLIVDGRESNVTFDNFPYYLSEQTRVLLTSAAYVHLKHAEVSRYTRNLAPASRTILLSGPAELYQQVLAKALAHYFEAKLLLLDVTDFSLKIQSRYGSANKETTFKRSASEKTLERLSDLFGSFSIFPQREERKGKIHRQSSGVDLRSMETEGSSIPPIRRNASASANISNLGLQNNPTNSAPGKHISNWSFDERLLIQTLYKVLVFVSKTYPIVLYLRDVDKLLCRSQRISKLFQTMLTKLSGPILILGSLVLDSGNDCKEVDETLTSLFPYNIEIRPPEDESRLVSWKSQFEEDMKKIQIQDNKNHIMEVLAANDLDCHDLDSVCVEDTMLLSNYIEEIVVSAISYHLMNNKEPEYRNGKLVVPCNSLSHALGIFQAGKFSGRDTLKLEAQAVTSEQREEGVVVKPEGKSGSAAPGIKTEAEIPTSVGKTDGENSVPASKAEVPPDNEFEKRIRPEVIPANEIGVTFSDIGALEETKESLQELVMLPLRRPDLFEGGLLKPCRGILLFGPPGTGKTMLAKAIANEAGASFINVSMSTITSKWFGEDEKNVRALFTLAAKVSPTIIFVDEVDSMLGQRTRVGEHEAMRKIKNEFMTSWDGLTSKPEDRILVLAATNRPFDLDEAIIRRFERRIMVGLPSVENRENIMKTLLAKEKVDEGLDFKELATMTEGYSGSDLKNLCTTAAYRPVRELIQKEIQKDSEKKKKDAEGQNSEDAQDGEEEVKQERVITLRPLNMQDFKVAKSQVAASFASEGAGMNELKQWNDLYGEGGSRKKEQLTYFL from the exons aTGGAACAGAAAGGCATGTTGATATCAGCGCTTGGCGTAGGGGTTGGAGTTGGAGTTGGACTTGGCTTGGCTTCTGGACAATCCGTTACAAAATGGGGAGCTAATCCTTTCTCTTCAAACGCCATCACTCCTGAAAAGATTGAACACGAAATGCTTAGACTTATTGTTGATGGCAGAGAAAGTAACGTCACTTTTGATAATTTCCCTTATTATCTCAG TGAGCAGACGCGGGTGTTGCTGACAAGTGCTGCCTATGTCCATTTAAAGCATGCGGAGGTTTCTAGATATACTCGGAATCTTGCTCCTGCAAGCCGGACTATTCTGCTCTCAGGGCCAGCAG AACTTTACCAGCAGGTGCTTGCCAAGGCTTTAGCTCACTACTTTGAGGCCAAATTGCTTCTGTTAGATGTAACTGACTTTTCATTGAAG ATTCAAAGTAGATATGGTTCTGCCAACAAAGAAACT ACTTTCAAAAGGTCTGCTTCAGAAAAAACTTTGGAGCGGTTATCTGACCTCTTTGGGTCATTTTCAATCTTTCCACAAAGGG AAGAGCGTAAAG GCAAAATCCACAGGCAAAGCAGTGGTGTAGACCTCCGATCAAT GGAGACTGAAGGATCTAGTATTCCTCCTATTCGTAGGAATGCATCAGCCTCTGCAAATATTAGCAATCTTGGTTTGCAAAATAATCCTACAAACTCAG CTCCTGGGAAGCACATAAGCAACTGGTCGTTTGATGAAAGGCTTCTTATACAGACTCTTTACAAG GTTCTGGTTTTTGTGTCAAAAACCTACCCCATTGTTCTGTATCTGCGGGATGTCGATAAGTTGTTGTGTAGATCACAAAGGATATCTAAACTCTTCCAGACAATGTTGACGAAATTATCTGGACCAATTTTGATTCTCGGTTCGCTAGTTTTGGATTCTGGTAATGACTGCAAGGAAGTAGATGAGACGCTTACCTCCCTCTTCCCTTACAACATAGAAATCAGACCACCAGAAGATGAATCTCGTCTTGTCAGCTGGAAGTCTCAATTTGAAGAGGATATGAAGAAGATACAGATTCAAGATAACAAGAATCATATCATGGAAGTGCTTGCAGCCAATGATCTCGATTGTCATGACCTGGACTCCGTCTGTGTAGAAGACACAATGCTTCTCAGTAACTATATAGAAGAGATTGTCGTGTCAGCCATTTCATATCACTTAATGAATAACAAAGAGCCTGAATACAGAAATGGGAAACTGGTTGTTCCATGCAATAG TTTGTCCCATGCTCTGGGTATATTCCAGGCCGGAAAATTCAGTGGAAGAGATACATTAAAATTAGAAGCTCAAGCAGTAACATCTGAG CAGAGAGAGGAAGGAGTTGTTGTGAAACCAGAAGGAAAGTCTGGAAGTGCTGCTCCTGGTATAAAGACTGAAGCAGAAATACCAACTTCTGTGGGAAAAACTGATGGTGAAAATTCTGTTCCTGCATCCAAAGCT GAAGTTCCTCCTGATAATGAGTTTGAGAAGCGAATAAGGCCGGAAGTAATACCAGCAAACGAAATTGGGGTAACATTCTCCGATATTGGTGCCTTAGAGGAGACTAAAGAATCACTTCAAGAACTAGTTATGCTTCCCCTTCGAAGACCAGACCTTTTTGAGGGAGGCCTTCTAAAGCCTTGTAGAGGAATATTGCTATTTGGGCCACCTGGCACAGGAAAAACAATGCTGGCAAAGGCCATTGCAAACGAGGCTGGAGCAAGTTTCATTAACGTATCCATGTCTACCATCACCTCTAAATGGTTTGGGGAAGACGAGAAGAATGTCCGTGCTTTATTCACATTGGCAGCCAAGGTCTCCCCAACGATTATATTTGTTGATGAGGTTGATAGTATGCTTGGGCAGAGGACAAGAGTTGGGGAACATGAAGCCATGCGGAAAATAAAGAATGAATTTATGACCAGTTGGGATGGACTTACCTCAAAACCAGAGGATCGCATCCTTGTCCTTGCTGCAACCAATAGGCCCTTTGACCTAGATGAAGCAATTATTAGACGATTTGAAAGGAG AATTATGGTTGGGCTACCGTCTGTGGAGAACAGGGAAAATATAATGAAGACCCTTTTGGCTAAAGAGAAGGTGGACGAGGGACTTGATTTTAAGGAACTCGCAACTATGACAGAAGGATATAGCGGAAGTGATCTAAAG AACTTATGCACAACCGCTGCTTATAGGCCTGTTAGAGAGTTAATTCAGAAAGAGATACAAAAGGATTCG gagaaaaagaagaaagatgcTGAAGGACAAAATAGCGAAGATGCTCAGGATGGGGAAGAGGAAGTTAAACAGGAAAGAGTTATAACCCTTAGACCTTTGAATATGCAGGACTTCAAAGTGGCAAAGAGTCAG GTCGCCGCAAGCTTCGCGTCTGAGGGGGCTGGTATGAATGAGTTGAAGCAGTGGAATGACTTATATGGGGAAGGCGGTTCAAGGAAGAAAGAACAATTAACTTATTTCCTATGA
- the LOC101513332 gene encoding probable membrane-associated kinase regulator 2 isoform X1, translated as MEAFTLLKYWRGGGTALTLPSPSDTTTISNTTTILTSVTPNENTIESSDDDDEGPFFDLEFTAPEYDDASEETNQQQREEEYDDDDDEEEEESDGGDENENEFKITLSPSSNELRNDANLSLSSSEDLFKLVQMKPSSFVLNNPSEPNSKPQFTTSLLKSATKFRVFISGLKKPKSDSVSQKKQKPERIKFKVEEVPIVSLFTRDNSSKGNNNNNKSQSNQNQKQEALSPLEEKRFSKEVVMHKYLKMVKPLYVRVSRRYGEKVGKFVSTSNSNSNSNSGEKVEAEIAREGETVAETENVETNAKSQKQGNIPAGLRVVYKHLGKSRSASSAVAASPPAFVSSKRRDDSLLQQQDGIQGAILHCKRSFNASRECESSQLPRSVSDPLREISPELLTRISNDKRLSDYFAVQSGEK; from the exons ATGGAAGCTTTCACCTTGCTCAAATACTGGAGAGGTGGTGGTACTGCTCTCACCCTTCCATCTCCCTCTGACACCACCACCATTTCTAACACCACCACCATCCTCACCTCCGTAACTCCAAACGAAAACACTATCGAAAGCAGCGACGACGACGACGAAGGTCCTTTCTTCGACTTAGAGTTCACTGCACCCGAATATGACGATGCTTCTGAAGAAACCAACCAGCAACAAAGAGAAGAAgaatatgatgatgatgatgatgaagaagaagaagaatctgATGGCGGTGATGAGAATGAGAATGAGTTTAAGATAACACTATCCCCTTCAAGCAACGAATTACGAAATGATGCAAATCTTTCACTGTCTTCTTCAGAGGATTTATTCAAGTTAGTACAAATGAAACCTTCTTCGTTCGTTCTCAACAACCCTTCCGAACCTAACTCCAAACCTCAGTTCACTACTTCATTGTTGAAATCCGCAACTAAGTTTCGTGTATTCATATCTGGACTTAAGAAACCTAAATCCGATTCTGTTTCACAGAAGAAACAAAAACCAGAGAGAATCAAATTCAAAGTTGAAGAAGTTCCTATTGTGTCACTTTTCACTAGAGATAACAGTTCCAAAggaaacaacaacaataacaaatcTCAATCGAATCAGAATCAGAAACAAGAAGCATTATCACCTTTGGAAGAGAAACGGTTCTCCAAGGAAGTAGTTATGCATAAGTATTTGAAAATGGTGAAGCCTCTTTACGTTAGAGTTTCTCGTAGATACGGTGAAAAAGTAGGGAAGTTTGTTTCaacttcaaattcaaattcaaattcaaattccgGTGAAAAAGTTGAAGCAGAAATAGCCAGGGAAGGTGAAACCGTTGCTGAAACTGAAAATGTGGAAACAAATGCGAAGAGTCAGAAACAGGGGAATATTCCGGCAGGGCTTAGAGTTGTGTATAAGCATTTAGGTAAGAGCCGTTCGGCGTCGTCGGCAGTGGCGGCTTCTCCGCCGGCGTTTGTGTCGTCGAAACGCCGTGATGATTCGTTGTTGCAGCAGCAAGATGGAATTCAAGGAGCAATTTTACATTGCAAGAGATCCTTCAATGCCTCCAGAG aGTGTGAATCTTCTCAACTACCACGTTCTGTGAGCGATCCATTGCGTGAGATATCACCAGAATTGTTGACAAGGATATCTAATGACAAGCGCCTTTCAG ATTATTTTGCAGTGCAAAGTGGAGAGAAATAG
- the LOC101513332 gene encoding probable membrane-associated kinase regulator 2 isoform X2, translated as MEAFTLLKYWRGGGTALTLPSPSDTTTISNTTTILTSVTPNENTIESSDDDDEGPFFDLEFTAPEYDDASEETNQQQREEEYDDDDDEEEEESDGGDENENEFKITLSPSSNELRNDANLSLSSSEDLFKLVQMKPSSFVLNNPSEPNSKPQFTTSLLKSATKFRVFISGLKKPKSDSVSQKKQKPERIKFKVEEVPIVSLFTRDNSSKGNNNNNKSQSNQNQKQEALSPLEEKRFSKEVVMHKYLKMVKPLYVRVSRRYGEKVGKFVSTSNSNSNSNSGEKVEAEIAREGETVAETENVETNAKSQKQGNIPAGLRVVYKHLGKSRSASSAVAASPPAFVSSKRRDDSLLQQQDGIQGAILHCKRSFNASRECESSQLPRSVSDPLREISPELLTRISNDKRLSVQSGEK; from the exons ATGGAAGCTTTCACCTTGCTCAAATACTGGAGAGGTGGTGGTACTGCTCTCACCCTTCCATCTCCCTCTGACACCACCACCATTTCTAACACCACCACCATCCTCACCTCCGTAACTCCAAACGAAAACACTATCGAAAGCAGCGACGACGACGACGAAGGTCCTTTCTTCGACTTAGAGTTCACTGCACCCGAATATGACGATGCTTCTGAAGAAACCAACCAGCAACAAAGAGAAGAAgaatatgatgatgatgatgatgaagaagaagaagaatctgATGGCGGTGATGAGAATGAGAATGAGTTTAAGATAACACTATCCCCTTCAAGCAACGAATTACGAAATGATGCAAATCTTTCACTGTCTTCTTCAGAGGATTTATTCAAGTTAGTACAAATGAAACCTTCTTCGTTCGTTCTCAACAACCCTTCCGAACCTAACTCCAAACCTCAGTTCACTACTTCATTGTTGAAATCCGCAACTAAGTTTCGTGTATTCATATCTGGACTTAAGAAACCTAAATCCGATTCTGTTTCACAGAAGAAACAAAAACCAGAGAGAATCAAATTCAAAGTTGAAGAAGTTCCTATTGTGTCACTTTTCACTAGAGATAACAGTTCCAAAggaaacaacaacaataacaaatcTCAATCGAATCAGAATCAGAAACAAGAAGCATTATCACCTTTGGAAGAGAAACGGTTCTCCAAGGAAGTAGTTATGCATAAGTATTTGAAAATGGTGAAGCCTCTTTACGTTAGAGTTTCTCGTAGATACGGTGAAAAAGTAGGGAAGTTTGTTTCaacttcaaattcaaattcaaattcaaattccgGTGAAAAAGTTGAAGCAGAAATAGCCAGGGAAGGTGAAACCGTTGCTGAAACTGAAAATGTGGAAACAAATGCGAAGAGTCAGAAACAGGGGAATATTCCGGCAGGGCTTAGAGTTGTGTATAAGCATTTAGGTAAGAGCCGTTCGGCGTCGTCGGCAGTGGCGGCTTCTCCGCCGGCGTTTGTGTCGTCGAAACGCCGTGATGATTCGTTGTTGCAGCAGCAAGATGGAATTCAAGGAGCAATTTTACATTGCAAGAGATCCTTCAATGCCTCCAGAG aGTGTGAATCTTCTCAACTACCACGTTCTGTGAGCGATCCATTGCGTGAGATATCACCAGAATTGTTGACAAGGATATCTAATGACAAGCGCCTTTCAG TGCAAAGTGGAGAGAAATAG